The following coding sequences lie in one Candidatus Eremiobacterota bacterium genomic window:
- the map gene encoding type I methionyl aminopeptidase: MVTLKSARELETMRRSGKITARVLTELMKFVRPGMTTGELDQLAELRIREAGGTPTFKGYNGFTGSICASVNEEVVHGIPGSRVLSDGDLLSIDIGTTFEGYVSDSAVTVAVGSIAQPARRLLEVTQQCLTIGIAEMRRGNRLGDIGAAVQEHAERHGYGVVRELVGHGVGRAMHEEPQVPNYGERGTGMELRPGLVLALEPMITEASPKIRILGDGWTVVTADGKLAAHFEHTIAVTEQGPSILTLRDYAEDPAMERYRSPKEAIA, from the coding sequence GTGGTGACCTTGAAATCGGCGCGAGAGCTCGAGACGATGCGTCGCAGCGGAAAGATTACCGCGCGCGTGCTAACCGAGTTGATGAAGTTCGTGCGTCCGGGTATGACGACCGGGGAGCTCGACCAGCTTGCGGAACTCCGCATTCGCGAGGCCGGCGGAACTCCCACATTTAAGGGTTACAACGGTTTTACCGGGTCGATCTGCGCGTCGGTAAACGAGGAAGTCGTGCACGGCATCCCTGGATCGCGTGTGCTCTCTGACGGCGATTTGCTCTCGATCGACATCGGCACGACCTTTGAGGGATACGTCAGCGATAGTGCGGTGACCGTTGCGGTGGGAAGCATTGCGCAGCCGGCGCGGCGGCTGCTGGAAGTTACGCAACAGTGCTTGACGATCGGCATCGCGGAGATGCGGCGGGGCAATCGTCTCGGCGACATCGGTGCCGCGGTCCAGGAGCACGCCGAGCGCCATGGCTACGGCGTCGTTCGCGAGCTGGTCGGTCATGGCGTTGGCCGCGCGATGCACGAGGAGCCGCAAGTCCCCAACTACGGCGAGCGAGGGACCGGAATGGAGCTGCGACCGGGCCTCGTGCTCGCACTCGAGCCGATGATCACCGAGGCGAGCCCCAAGATTCGCATCCTCGGGGACGGCTGGACAGTCGTGACCGCAGATGGTAAGCTCGCAGCGCACTTCGAGCACACGATCGCCGTCACGGAGCAAGGGCCTTCGATCCTGACGCTCCGGGATTACGCCGAAGATCCGGCGATGGAGCGCTATCGTTCCCCAAAGGAGGCGATTGCGTAA